ACAACGGCGAAGACGGACGCAGGGGCGTCCTCGGTACCGGCTGGACTCACGACTACATGGAGACCCTCACGGCCGTTCCGGAGGAGGACCGGTACGTCTGGCGGGACGGCCAGGGAGGCCGGCTGGTCTTGTACCGGAACGGCGAGGTCCACACCCCGGAGCATGCCTCCTATCCCGCCCTGACGAAGAACGCCGACGGGACCTTCGATCTCTTTTCCCGGGACCTGACCCACCGCCTGTTCGACGCCTCCGGCAGGCTCACGGCCATCCTGGACCGGAACGGCAACGCCGTCACCCTGACGTATGATGCGGGAAAGAATCTGGTGGCTGTCACCGACCCGGCGGGCCGGAAGATTGCCTTCGAGTATGATGCCGCCGGCCTCCTGGGGATGGTCACCGATCCCAACGGCAACACCTACGCCTTTACCTACGCTGGCGACACCCTGACCGGGATCGCGACTTCCAGGCCCTCGGGTGCGCACTTCTGGGGATTTGCATATGACGATCAGGGCTTCCTGGTAGCGAAGACGGACCCCCGGGGGTACGAGACCCGGTACACCTACGATGAGAACCGCCGCCTCGTCGGGACGACGGATCCCGAGGGAAAGAGCCAGGCGATCCGGTACGATCCGGAATCCTCTCTCTCCACCCTGACGGAGAAGGACGGGGGGACCTGGACGTTCCGGTACGACCCCGTTCTCGGCGTCCTCCTGGAGAAGACGGACCCCCTGGGCCACACGACCCGCTACGGCTATGACGGGAACCGGAACTTGGTCCAACAGACCGAGCCCGACGGGAGCGAGAGCGTCTACACCTACGACGGCTACGGCAACCTCTCCTCGGTCACGGACCCCCTGGGGAAGACGACAAGCTTCGCCTACAACGGCCAGGGCCAGGTCACGTCAATCACGGACCCCCTGGGGAATGCCACCTCTTACGGCTACGACGACCGGGGGAACCTCCTCTCCATCACCGATCCGTCCGATGCCGCCACCCGGTATGCCTATGACGACCGAGGCAACATCACCGCCATCACCGACGCCCTGGGGCGGAACTTGACACTCCGCTATGATGTTTCGGGCAATCTCATCTCCGTCACGGACCCGGAGAAGAACACCGCTACCCTGAGCTACGACAGCCTGGGCAACCGGGTCCGGATGAAGGACGCCCTGGGGAACGCCACTACGTTTAACTTCGACAGCCTGAACCGGCTCATCCGGATCGCCGATCCCCTGGGGCACGTCACCCGCCTCACCCGGGATGCCGCCGGGAACCCCCTGACGGTCACCGACCCCAACGGCCACGCCACGGGCTACACCTACAGCTACCGGGACCGGGTGACCGGGATCACCGACGCCCTGGGGCAGCATACGGCCCTGACCTACGGCGGGTCGTCCTGCCCCTCCTGCGGCGGCGGGGCGGACCGGCTGACGGCGGTGACGGACGCGAAGGGACAGACCACGACCTTCGAATACGACCGGGTGGGGAGGATGACGAAAGAGACGGATCCCCTGGGGAACGCCACCTCTTATGCTTACGACGCCCGGGGAAACCTCGCCGCCCTGACCCGTCCCGACGGGCGGACCATTGCCTACCGGTATGACGGGAACGGGAGGCTGATCGAAAAGGTCTTCTCCGACGGCTCGACCGCCGCCTTCCGGTATGACGACGCGGGGAACCTGGTCTACGCCGGGAACCGGCACATCGCCTACCAGTTCACCTACGATGTAAACCGCCGTGTTACGGAGGTCGTTGATTCCGAGGGCCGGCGGATCCGCTATGCCTACGACGCCCTGGGGAACCGGACCCGGATGGACACGCCGGAGGGGAAGGCCGTCTCCTACACGTATGACCTCAACGGCCGCCTCACCGGGATCGGGACGGCAAACGAAGAGGAGACTGGCCCGGAGAGCGGCGGCGTGAACGATGCAGACCGTGGAGCTTACCGCTTCACCTACGACGCAGCGGGGAGGAGGACCCTGCTGGCCCGGCCGAGTGGGACAGCCACAACCTACCGCTACGATGCCGGGAGCCGCCTGCTGACGGTCCTCCCCACCGGGACAGGGCCGGCAGGACCCTCGACACCGTCGGCTATGCCCACG
The sequence above is drawn from the Syntrophaceae bacterium genome and encodes:
- a CDS encoding RHS repeat protein — protein: NGEDGRRGVLGTGWTHDYMETLTAVPEEDRYVWRDGQGGRLVLYRNGEVHTPEHASYPALTKNADGTFDLFSRDLTHRLFDASGRLTAILDRNGNAVTLTYDAGKNLVAVTDPAGRKIAFEYDAAGLLGMVTDPNGNTYAFTYAGDTLTGIATSRPSGAHFWGFAYDDQGFLVAKTDPRGYETRYTYDENRRLVGTTDPEGKSQAIRYDPESSLSTLTEKDGGTWTFRYDPVLGVLLEKTDPLGHTTRYGYDGNRNLVQQTEPDGSESVYTYDGYGNLSSVTDPLGKTTSFAYNGQGQVTSITDPLGNATSYGYDDRGNLLSITDPSDAATRYAYDDRGNITAITDALGRNLTLRYDVSGNLISVTDPEKNTATLSYDSLGNRVRMKDALGNATTFNFDSLNRLIRIADPLGHVTRLTRDAAGNPLTVTDPNGHATGYTYSYRDRVTGITDALGQHTALTYGGSSCPSCGGGADRLTAVTDAKGQTTTFEYDRVGRMTKETDPLGNATSYAYDARGNLAALTRPDGRTIAYRYDGNGRLIEKVFSDGSTAAFRYDDAGNLVYAGNRHIAYQFTYDVNRRVTEVVDSEGRRIRYAYDALGNRTRMDTPEGKAVSYTYDLNGRLTGIGTANEEETGPESGGVNDADRGAYRFTYDAAGRRTLLARPSGTATTYRYDAGSRLLTVLPTGTGPAGPSTPSAMPTTGPATGSPGRRRTGPSPTAMTPWTA